A single region of the Syngnathoides biaculeatus isolate LvHL_M chromosome 17, ASM1980259v1, whole genome shotgun sequence genome encodes:
- the kcnn2 gene encoding LOW QUALITY PROTEIN: small conductance calcium-activated potassium channel protein 2 (The sequence of the model RefSeq protein was modified relative to this genomic sequence to represent the inferred CDS: deleted 2 bases in 1 codon) codes for MGSPSQLRNHFYQEQQLDPRQSHRHPNGRPSSAGSTRTRTDNCTRRARASCVLRGTSPPHTALTLRTSSETRSGRGVRHPTPSSHAPSSRRRSPPPPHHHQQQHPQHRAGACSHANAPHHETAMSSCRYNGGVMRPLSHLSSSRRNVHEFDSESQPLSTADATDTLAASKPEHHSATLMPYGSGDGGGGKSGKKKNQNIGEKLGHRRALFEKRKRLSDYALIFGMFGIVVMVIETELSWGSYGKESLYSLALKCLISLSTIILLGLIIIYHAREIQLFMVDNAADDWRIAMTYERIFFICLEILVCAIHPIPGNYTFTWNARLAYSYVPSQTDADVDIILSIPMFLRLYLIARVMLLHSKLFTDASSRSIGALNKINFNTRFVMKTLMTICPGTVLLVFTISLWIIAAWTVRACERYHDNHDTNSNFLGAMWLISITFLTIGYGDMVPNTYCGKGVCLLTGIMGAGCTALVVAVVAKKLELTKAEKHVHNFMMDTQLTKRVKNTAANVLRETWLIYKNTKLVRKMDHARVRKHQRKFLQAIHQARKLRSVKMEQRKLNDQANSLVDLAKTQNIMYDMVSDLNERGEDMEKRIALLETKLETLLSNLQALPALISQVISQQHRDFLEMQLQPYDKHSPERSQSASRRRSLSTAPPTSSESS; via the exons ATGGGAAGCCCGTCGCAGCTGCGGAACCATTTCTACCAGGAGCAGCAGTTGGATCCTCGTCAGTCCCACCGGCACCCGAACGGACGGCCGTCGTCGGCCGGCTCCACTCGCACCCGCACCGACAACTGTACCCGCCGTGCA CGTGCAAGCTGCGTCCTCCGCGGGACGTCGCCACCTCACACCGCGCTAACTTTAAGGACGTCTTCGGAGACACGTTCCGGGCGAGGCGTCCGCCACCCGACCCCCTCTAGTCATGCTCCTTCCTCCAGGCGACGGTCACCGCCGCCTCCTcaccaccaccagcagcagcatccGCAGCATCGTGCCGGGGCATGCAGCCACGCGAACGCCCCCCACCATGAGACGGCCATGAGCAGCTGCAGATACAACGGCGGCGTCATGCGGCCGCTCAGCCACTTGAGCTCGTCCCGCAGGAACGTGCACGAGTTCGATTCCGAGTCGCAGCCCCTCTCGACCGCGGACGCGACGGACACCTTGGCAGCCTCCAAGCCGGAGCACCACTCGGCCACGCTCATGCCGTACGGGTCCGGGGACGGAGGCGGGGGGAAATCGGGCAAGAAGAAGAACCAGAACATTGGGGAGAAGCTCGGTCACAGGAGGGCCTTGTTTGAGAAGAGGAAGCGCCTCAGCGACTACGCTTTGATCTTTGGGATGTTTGGGATCGTTGTCATGGTTATAGAGACTGAACTCTCCTGGGGATCCTATGGAAAG GAGTCCCTGTATTCATTAGCTCTAAAATGCCTGATAAGCCTTTCTACCATCATTCTCCTGGGGCTGATTATCATCTACCATGCAAGAGAGATCCAG TTATTTATGGTGGACAACGCGGCCGACGACTGGAGGATAGCCATGACGTACGAGCGCATCTTCTTCATCTGCCTGGAAATCCTCGTGTGTGCCATCCACCCCATCCCCGGAAACTACACCTTCACCTGGAACGCCCGCCTGGCCTACTCCTACGTGCCATCCCAGACGGACGCCGACGTGGACATCATCCTGTCCATCCCCATGTTCCTGCGGCTGTACCTGATCGCCCGCGTCATGCTCCTGCACAGCAAGCTCTTCACGGACGCCTCGTCTCGCAGCATCGGGGCGCTCAACAAGATCAACTTCAACACGCGCTTCGTCATGAAGACCCTCATGACCATCTGCCCCGGGACGGTTCTGCTGGTCTTCACCATCTCGCTGTGGATCATCGCGGCGTGGACAGTGAGAGCTTGTGAGAG ATACCACGACAACCACGACACCAACAGTAATTTTCTCGGGGCCATGTGGTTGATCTCCATCACCTTTCTTACAATCGGATACGGAGACATGGTCCCAAATACGTACTGTGGGAAAGGAGTCTGCCTCCTGACTGGTATTATG GGCGCAGGCTGCACTGCCTTGGTGGTGGCCGTGGTGGCGAAGAAGCTGGAGTTAACCAAAGCTGAAAAGCACGTTCACAATTTTATGATGGACACCCAGCTGACAAAACGA GTGAAAAACACAGCTGCGAATGTTCTCAGGGAGACGTGGCTCATCTACAAGAACACCAAACTGGTGAGGAAGATGGACCATGCCAGAGTCAGGAAGCACCAGAGGAAATTTCTCCAAGCCATTCATCA AGCTCGAAA ATTGAGAAGTGTTAAAATGGAGCAACGCAAGCTGAATGACCAAGCAAACTCTCTAGTGGACCTTGCCAAG ACTCAGAACATCATGTATGACATGGTGTCGGACTTGAACGAACGGGGGGAAGACATGGAGAAGAGGATCGCGCTGCTGGAGACAAAGCTAGAGACACTGCTGAGCAACCTGCAGGCTCTGCCCGCGCTCATCAGCCAGGTGATCAGCCAGCAGCACAGGGACTTCCTGGAGATGCAGCTGCAGCCTTACGACAAACACAGCCCCGAACGCTCGCAGTCGGCGTCACGGCGGCGGTCCTTGTCCACGGCACCGCCCACCTCTTCCGAGAGCAGCTAG